The window CCCTAAGGCTGCTCAGGAGCATATGAAGAACCCTTCTGTGATGAACAAGGTCCAGAAGTTGATCAGTGCAGGCATTGTCCAAGTGAAATAGACTtcctttcttatttttttttgcttcATAAGGTTTTGTTTGTTCTATTTTGCCTCCTTTTTGTTGAATTAATCTGAAATTCCAGCATTCattaattagtattattttgttgttggatAAATAGATGAAGGGATTATTGATGATGTTTGGTTATAGTGTGGATCCTAGTTTGATTTATTGGATCATCACATTTATATTATACCCATGTCTTCTAGCAATAACTAAGATCTTAGAAATATCAATTTGGGGAATTCAAAGATAGAAAAAAGGTAGAAGTTTCTTGTAtctattttaaatgaattttcatattttcatatgAAGTCTTGTAATAATATCTGTCTATCATTTATTGAAAATGTCTATATCATTCTAGACCTATTTCTGCATACTTTTCAAACTGACTAAGTCTGATTGAAATTTACACGTTACACTTTTAAACATTCTATCGTTAATAGACTTATAAAATCCTTTTAAAAATTCAGTCATTTTCAATACCATTAATATTGGCTGATCGATCCAACCTattagatatttaaatgaaaatatccATTTCAATCCAAACATCCTATGATCAATCATCATTTAATTGATTGATGGAATATTATCAATCATTTCTTAGAGCTGGTTTGATCttggtttatttaatatttaaaaaacaatttatttgagaattaattgaattattataataagttatttgGTTATCTCCAAAAAGTTTACATCACCCCGAGAAACGAACTCAGTCAACATTTACAAACATCtgaattatattatacaatactataaaataaataaaataaaaatattgaaaactcCACCGAATGGAAACTTGAActataataatttttgaaaaacatgagCTAGTTTGATTCGGTTGTTATTGCTAAGCTGTCGCGAACATTTTGCTGggtgttataaataaaatatcatagtGTATTTTGATAAGTTAAAACGTTACGAACGTATCTTGCACTATTTTTAATAAGagttatcatttaaaaaaaataaaaaaaatttgagtgTTTAAATTGAATACTACAATTATTATATGAGACAAATAAGATAATCAAACTGAccctaatatattatttgaatttgaaacgGAATTGAAGGAGTGGAGGAATAGACTTTAAAAAGTGGCTTACTTGTTGCATGTGTCGTGTTTTTGGAGTTGTTTGGTATGAAAACGTTGTCGTTTCACATTTCTGTTTGGAAAATATTAGGCCAAAAGGCAAAAACATGCTCACAAGACTTGCACAAAAATAACAAGTCAATATTTGATGTTGATgacttttcaaaataataaataaataaataaataatgagagcggtcggtatatatatatatattgaaatatatattattttaaatatgaaaccaattaattaagatcattaataaattatagatatttGGTCGTTGTTGAATGACAAGCTTAAATTTATTGTTGCAAATGTCACATATTAAATTACTTTATATTCTATCTTATTAAGGATTCTTATTTTGGGggttatttattattgtaatgAATAATTAGGATCACATTACATAGACtacataacaaaaattaaaatagttcaagcacaatttcaatattttttttgtatataaaatgaaaataaattaatatatataattctaaattttgtataaaaagaAAGTTATTTCCTTACAAAATGCTGGCtgatataattttagttaacgTTTAacctatttaattttatttaattggtaataaatgaataaattaggCGTTGATAGCTGGGTTATTGATTCATTCGTATTAAATGAAACTATCTTTGCATGTGACTTTTAACAAGACAAAACGAGGGAGGAGAGTGAGAAAAACTCACACAAATATCGCGTGAGCTTCCACCAAAACACTCTAGTACGAATTCatccttataaaataaaacccATTAGAAATCAAGATTGAAGctttatagagagagaaaatggagTTTCCGACGACGACCGCCGCCATGGGTTCCCTGGTCCTGTTGGTGATCTTGTTGAGTGGGAGTTGGGCGCAAGAAATACCATCCTGCGCGGAAAAGCTGGTACCTTGCGCGAGTTTCATGAACGTTACATCTCCGCCGCCGTCTTGCTGCGATCCGCTTAAAGATGCCATCACCAACCAGCTGACTTGTCTCTGCGGCCTCTATAATTCGCCCGGTTTCTTCAAATCACTCAATATCAACGAAACCGATGCCCTATCTCTTCCCACCCGTTGCAAACTCTCCAACGATCTCACTGCTTGCTCCAAAGgtattatctttttaatttaattgctTTTTCAAATCTCATTCTATTTCATTCCTATTTTCTCAGCTTCTTCACCGACTGGTTCTGCATCAAAACCACCGCCGCCGCCTGGTATATAAGTTATTAATGAGTTTTGATTTGGGTTTTTCTAATTACTTAAACTAATCAActtaattgtttgaaattaacacAGGAACTCCTAGAAATGATGGAAATGTTCTTGGAGCTGCAGTACTCTCATATTGGactgtattattattatccagCGCTATGATCTTCTTGTTCTCTATATGatgtttcattaaataaaactcgcttgattatatatatattgtaaaacgTTTCCATTTACCAGTTTATATGTAATCTGGTTTTGTTTTGGAATTTGTTTAAACCGGCTGGCTCTGGCCTTTGTTTGTTCACATGAGTgctacataattaattaattaattaattaacgaTTTCATCATCAGTTATGTCttgttattattaaacataatttgtatatgatgatgatgatgatgatgttcaaAGCTGAAAGGTTTCCATTTTGAGTtacatatatatgattattaattaatggtttccaaatttattaagaaattaatgaatcaattcaaatcttatttttcaatattgAATCTGTTCAACAAGGAAGGCCAAGACTAGAGAAACAGGGGAGGGGAAAAGTCTTCCTCAAGAATCAAAGATAGTCAGTCAACTCTTTGATCGGTGCACGACAGACAGGTCAATGAAATGTGTCAAATATTCTTTACTAATAAATAACttctataatattataacaattaaatgaaaatttagatataaatatatattttttttaattgtgagAGACTAAATGACACCCAAAATCACAATATTCATCAATTTGTTGATAGTATAGTACAATTTACTTGTGAAATCATTTATTGTAGGGAGACTTAGAAAACGAATTCATATTATAGTTTCATAAAGATAATGGAAGAAAATATGAGCAATGAAGTATAGTAAAATGATTATTAACAGAGTATagttgagtatatatatatatatatatatattaattataaacattaaaaataatttaaatcgaATTTCTTAAAAAGTTTACTAACATAATTAAAGGTAAGAATAAgagtattattcaaattaatttttctttttttttttatgacaaATCCAATATTGGTAAATGATACGTGGCAttgaataaaatacaaaatacctCAAATATTATAGGTAGGTGAAAAGGGCcttgttaaataataattattcttaaaaagAAACAGcccaatattatatatatggttttCTTTCTGGgccttaataaataaataaaaccttcTTGGCAGGGCCGAAAAATATTGCTAAAATCCCGCCGTTAGTTATGGACCTATGGTACATAGATTTTAGACAAGTTTTCCATAATAAATGCAAAAGGATGTTTTTAGTTTGATAGCAAATTTATTATGCAATTAATTAAAGGAACTTTTTGTTTGGACAGATTAATATCTTCGGTCATTAATGACGAATTATGCATTACCAGAGGATTAATTAGACGGAGTAATTGagataaagtaaaaataatcaTGATACATATTACTTTCCAATCATATTCATTGACCTAGCTAATTACTTGTTTATTATTAGCCCATAATTATTACACCCCTTACTTGGTGGGttgctttatttatttaattaatggcatatatatataaagtttgagAAAGGAGATaagaaatgaaaattattttatgatccttcaacaaatttcttctcaatcatttctcatatatatatatatatatattttttttttcaacaaatgtGATATTACAtcatttctctttcttcaaATTTctctatgtatatatattaaaaacaaataatagagACTTGAAAATTCTCTCTACTAAAtgatttgtaaatattattattattttattcttaaacatacaataatattttaataaattattgtaaataaatCCCATATAACCattttaaacaaagttttaaaaaatatgaaaattctaaaaataaataaaaataaaatgagtccTTAATGAGGAATTATATcgaatgaaaatatttttttttttcttttttttctttaaattcaatattttcttttgaaattaatattaatcaagcTGTTACATGTTACATGTCATAGGTAATAAGTCACAagagagaataaatattttagattcaatttttaatagaaATGTTTAGATTGAAATGGAACATATATTAGGGTTGTGttagtttagtttataaaataaatattgaaaaagtcATGTTAGTTATATTATAgattaatataattagtttgGTCATTTAATAGGTAAGAAAaatcttattataaatatatatttatataggtAGTCCAAAATTGCTTCAAGACTACCATAAGGACTGATAATGAGATCAACAATTATTGGAATTTTATATACTCACCCATAAACtccaacaaaaagaaaaactaatattatacCAAGCTGAATATGAAGAAAAACTCCAATCAAAATCTGAAGAAGCC is drawn from Impatiens glandulifera chromosome 3, dImpGla2.1, whole genome shotgun sequence and contains these coding sequences:
- the LOC124932328 gene encoding non-specific lipid transfer protein GPI-anchored 7-like; this translates as MEFPTTTAAMGSLVLLVILLSGSWAQEIPSCAEKLVPCASFMNVTSPPPSCCDPLKDAITNQLTCLCGLYNSPGFFKSLNINETDALSLPTRCKLSNDLTACSKASSPTGSASKPPPPPGTPRNDGNVLGAAVLSYWTVLLLSSAMIFLFSI